A window from Scleropages formosus chromosome 17, fSclFor1.1, whole genome shotgun sequence encodes these proteins:
- the selenop gene encoding selenoprotein Pa, translating to MWAGLGPLLALCLLPWGATESEDEGSRCKPAPPWTVGGVEPMKAALGTVTVVGLLKASUYYCLVQASRMDDLRQKLEQQGFDNITYMVVNSQELVARLFHHHLRQKMSENITLYVQDPKQDDIWQILSGDKDDFLVYDRCGLLTYQISMPFSKLSMPYVENAIRKTYCKNICANCLLEHPGTTEICNKSVESTTEEKTEEIVVSEVDHSRLPSHHHVHSHAHGHNRDHFHGHSHHHSHGHNQHHHVQHESLEQHNHRHQHDHTDNIAQEGAINLPPQLILHGQQEVLDHPIHPRRDP from the exons ATGTGGGCAGGGCTCGGCCCTCTCCTGGCTCTCTGCCTGCTCCCATGGGGAGCGACGGAGAGTGAGGACGAGGGGAGCCGCTGCAAGCCGGCCCCACCCTGGACTGTTGGAGGGGTGGAGCCGATGAAGGCCGCCTTGGGGACGGTCACTGTGGTGGGCCTTCTTAAAGCAAGCTGATATTACTGTTTGGTGCAGGCATCCAG AATGGATGATCTGCGCCAGAAGCTGGAGCAACAGGGCTTCGACAACATCACCTACATGGTCGTAAACAGCCAGGAACTGGTAGCACGGCTCTTCCATCACCACCTCAGGCAGAAAATGTCTGAAAACATCACCTTGTACGTGCAGGACCCGAAGCAGGATGACATTTGGCAAATTCTGTCAGGAGATAAGGATGATTTCCTGGTGTATGACAG GTGTGGCCTTCTCACTTACCAAATCTCCATGCCGTTCTCAAAACTCTCCATGCCATATGTGGAAAATGCCATCAGAAAAACATACTGCAAGAACATCTGTGCAAACTGTTTATTAGAG CACCCAGGGACAACGGAGATATGCAACAAGTCAGTGGAATCAACGACTGAGGAGAAAACAGAGGAGATTGTGGTTTCAGAAGTGGACCACAGCAGGCTTCCTTCACATCATCATGTGCACAGTCATGCTCATGGTCACAATCGCGATCATTTTCATGGTCACAGTCACCATCACAGTCATGGTCATAATCAACATCATCATGTTCAACATGAAAGCCTGGAGCAACACAACCACAGGCACCAACATGACCATACAGACAACATAGCTCAGGAAGGAGCAATAAATCTCCCACCACAGCTGATCCTGCATGGTCAACAGGAGGTGCTAGACCATCCTATTCACCCACGAAGGGATCCCTGA
- the ghra gene encoding growth hormone receptor a isoform X2: MVVRYVAILHLQTVFLLGIETLAVLGHAPTSEAPRQGPHFTSCLSREQETFRCWWSTGSFQNLSQPGALRVFFLKENSISRNWTECPDYTRSVPNECFFNKTYTSIWTSYCVQLRSGAQNVTYDERCFSVENIVHPDPPIGLNWTLLNVSRSGLHFDIMARWEPPPSADVKTGWMTLVYEVHYRERNSSRWEVLDLEIGTQQSIFGLHTNKEYEVRVRCKMRTFRNFGDFSESIFVHVSQIPSKESTFPVTLVFIFGAIAVAILLILVIFSQQQRLMVILLPPVPAPKIKGIDPELLKKGKLDELSSILSSHPIYKPEMFHEDPWVEFIELDLDGMEAGEKMGCSDTQRLLGVGAQLGSSHGLGVKDDDSGRASCYEPELPEADPDTLAAICLAQHEKGATSLLPQSNLSATTAGGTPPDPDPAPIRDPIPCPTHRPESRPLVQTQLSTHSWINMDFYAQVSDVTPTGGVMLSPSQQSRVTEKIPVEKKEGQDAQVPEKENVGEQQKKAEGKKRFQLLIVTPEEGAYTSEVDAQKVSSGYSHEKSCEDSIPQTIQPPAKKISQEACQQLGGPTGDYQSPYLLPPPIPVPPVSDYTVVQDVDAQHSLLLNPTTTVTATPAPTPTPTLTKPSPAMAVGYLSPDLLGNLPL, from the exons CCCCCCGACAGGGCCCCCACTTCACGAGCTGCCTCTCCCGGGAGCAGGAGACCTTCCGGTGCTGGTGGAGCACCGGAAGCTTCCAGAACCTTTCACAGCCTGGCGCCCTGAGGGTCTTCTTCCTGAAGGAGAA CTCCATCTCCAGAAACTGGACGGAGTGCCCCGACTACACCCGCTCCGTGCCAAATGAGTGTTTCTTCAACAAGACCTACACGTCCATCTGGACGTCATACTGCGTGCAGCTGCGGTCCGGTGCCCAGAACGTCACGTACGATGAGCGCTGCTTCAGTGTTGAGAACATCG TGCACCCAGATCCTCCGATTGGACTGAACTGGACGCTGCTGAACGTGAGCCGATCCGGGCTCCACTTTGACATTATGGCGCGATGGGAACCCCCGCCTTCGGCAGATGTGAAAACCGGCTGGATGACACTGGTGTACGAAGTTCACTACCGGGAAAGGAACTCCTCGCGCTGGGAGGTG CTGGACTTGGAGATTGGAACCCAGCAGTCAATATTCGGCCTGCACACCAACAAGGAGTACGAGGTTCGGGTGAGGTGCAAGATGCGGACGTTCAGAAACTTTGGGGATTTCAGTGAAAGCATCTTTGTCCACGTGTCACAGATACCCAGTAAAG AGTCCACCTTCCCTGTTACCCTTGTGTTCATCTTTGGAGCTATAGCAGTGGCGATTCTCCTCATCCTGGTCATCTTCTCCCAACAGCAGAG GTTAATGGTGATTCTGCTGCCTCCAGTACCAGCTCCCAAAATCAAAGGGATTGATCCAGAATTGCTGAAG AAGGGCAAACTGGATGAGCTCAGCTCAATTCTCAGCAGCCACCCTATCTACAAGCCAGAGATGTTCCACGAGGACCCCTGGGTGGAGTTCATCGAGTTGGACCTGGATGGAATGGAAGCAGGAGAGAAGATGGGGTGCTCAGACACACAACGCCTGCTGGGAGTGGGTGCGCAGCTTGGCTCCTCGCATGGTCTGGGTGTCAAGGACGATGACTCAGGCCGCGCCAGCTGTTACGAACCTGAGCTACCGGAGGCTGACCCTGACACCCTGGCTGCTATCTGCCTGGCGCAGCACGAGAAGGGTGCTACCTCTCTGCTGCCACAATCCAACCTTTCTGCCACCACTGCAGGGGGCACGCCTCCTGACCCTGACCCTGCCCCTATCCGAGATCCTATCCCTTGCCCCACCCACAGGCCAGAAAGTCGACCTCTCGTCCAAACCCAGCTCAGCACCCACAGCTGGATCAACATGGACTTCTATGCTCAAGTGAGTGATGTGACACCCACGGGTGGGGTCATGCTATCACCCAGCCAGCAAAGCAGAGTCACAGAGAAAATTCCAGTTGAGAAGAAAGAGGGGCAGGATGCTCAAGTCCCAGAAAAGGAGAATGTAGgagagcagcagaagaaggCAGAAGGCAAGAAGAGGTTCCAGCTATTGATTGTCACCCCAGAGGAAGGGGCTTACACTTCAGAGGTGGATGCCCAGAAGGTCAGCAGTGGCTACTCCCATGAAAAGAGCTGCGAGGACAGCATCCCACAGACCATACAGCCGCCTGCAAAGAAGATCAGCCAGGAGGCATGTCAACAGTTGGGAGGTCCCACTGGGGATTATCAGAGCCCCTACTTATTGCCCCCACCCATCCCGGTGCCCCCAGTCTCAGACTACACTGTGGTACAGGATGTGGACGCACAGCATAGCCTTCTGCTGAACCCCACCACCACCGTGACCGCCACCCCggcccccaccccaacccccaccctcaCCAAGCCTTCACCAGCGATGGCAGTCGGGTACCTCTCACCTGACCTCCTTGGGAACCTTCCCCTCTGA
- the ghra gene encoding growth hormone receptor a isoform X1 produces the protein MERQVKSGKMVVRYVAILHLQTVFLLGIETLAVLGHAPTSEAPRQGPHFTSCLSREQETFRCWWSTGSFQNLSQPGALRVFFLKENSISRNWTECPDYTRSVPNECFFNKTYTSIWTSYCVQLRSGAQNVTYDERCFSVENIVHPDPPIGLNWTLLNVSRSGLHFDIMARWEPPPSADVKTGWMTLVYEVHYRERNSSRWEVLDLEIGTQQSIFGLHTNKEYEVRVRCKMRTFRNFGDFSESIFVHVSQIPSKESTFPVTLVFIFGAIAVAILLILVIFSQQQRLMVILLPPVPAPKIKGIDPELLKKGKLDELSSILSSHPIYKPEMFHEDPWVEFIELDLDGMEAGEKMGCSDTQRLLGVGAQLGSSHGLGVKDDDSGRASCYEPELPEADPDTLAAICLAQHEKGATSLLPQSNLSATTAGGTPPDPDPAPIRDPIPCPTHRPESRPLVQTQLSTHSWINMDFYAQVSDVTPTGGVMLSPSQQSRVTEKIPVEKKEGQDAQVPEKENVGEQQKKAEGKKRFQLLIVTPEEGAYTSEVDAQKVSSGYSHEKSCEDSIPQTIQPPAKKISQEACQQLGGPTGDYQSPYLLPPPIPVPPVSDYTVVQDVDAQHSLLLNPTTTVTATPAPTPTPTLTKPSPAMAVGYLSPDLLGNLPL, from the exons CCCCCCGACAGGGCCCCCACTTCACGAGCTGCCTCTCCCGGGAGCAGGAGACCTTCCGGTGCTGGTGGAGCACCGGAAGCTTCCAGAACCTTTCACAGCCTGGCGCCCTGAGGGTCTTCTTCCTGAAGGAGAA CTCCATCTCCAGAAACTGGACGGAGTGCCCCGACTACACCCGCTCCGTGCCAAATGAGTGTTTCTTCAACAAGACCTACACGTCCATCTGGACGTCATACTGCGTGCAGCTGCGGTCCGGTGCCCAGAACGTCACGTACGATGAGCGCTGCTTCAGTGTTGAGAACATCG TGCACCCAGATCCTCCGATTGGACTGAACTGGACGCTGCTGAACGTGAGCCGATCCGGGCTCCACTTTGACATTATGGCGCGATGGGAACCCCCGCCTTCGGCAGATGTGAAAACCGGCTGGATGACACTGGTGTACGAAGTTCACTACCGGGAAAGGAACTCCTCGCGCTGGGAGGTG CTGGACTTGGAGATTGGAACCCAGCAGTCAATATTCGGCCTGCACACCAACAAGGAGTACGAGGTTCGGGTGAGGTGCAAGATGCGGACGTTCAGAAACTTTGGGGATTTCAGTGAAAGCATCTTTGTCCACGTGTCACAGATACCCAGTAAAG AGTCCACCTTCCCTGTTACCCTTGTGTTCATCTTTGGAGCTATAGCAGTGGCGATTCTCCTCATCCTGGTCATCTTCTCCCAACAGCAGAG GTTAATGGTGATTCTGCTGCCTCCAGTACCAGCTCCCAAAATCAAAGGGATTGATCCAGAATTGCTGAAG AAGGGCAAACTGGATGAGCTCAGCTCAATTCTCAGCAGCCACCCTATCTACAAGCCAGAGATGTTCCACGAGGACCCCTGGGTGGAGTTCATCGAGTTGGACCTGGATGGAATGGAAGCAGGAGAGAAGATGGGGTGCTCAGACACACAACGCCTGCTGGGAGTGGGTGCGCAGCTTGGCTCCTCGCATGGTCTGGGTGTCAAGGACGATGACTCAGGCCGCGCCAGCTGTTACGAACCTGAGCTACCGGAGGCTGACCCTGACACCCTGGCTGCTATCTGCCTGGCGCAGCACGAGAAGGGTGCTACCTCTCTGCTGCCACAATCCAACCTTTCTGCCACCACTGCAGGGGGCACGCCTCCTGACCCTGACCCTGCCCCTATCCGAGATCCTATCCCTTGCCCCACCCACAGGCCAGAAAGTCGACCTCTCGTCCAAACCCAGCTCAGCACCCACAGCTGGATCAACATGGACTTCTATGCTCAAGTGAGTGATGTGACACCCACGGGTGGGGTCATGCTATCACCCAGCCAGCAAAGCAGAGTCACAGAGAAAATTCCAGTTGAGAAGAAAGAGGGGCAGGATGCTCAAGTCCCAGAAAAGGAGAATGTAGgagagcagcagaagaaggCAGAAGGCAAGAAGAGGTTCCAGCTATTGATTGTCACCCCAGAGGAAGGGGCTTACACTTCAGAGGTGGATGCCCAGAAGGTCAGCAGTGGCTACTCCCATGAAAAGAGCTGCGAGGACAGCATCCCACAGACCATACAGCCGCCTGCAAAGAAGATCAGCCAGGAGGCATGTCAACAGTTGGGAGGTCCCACTGGGGATTATCAGAGCCCCTACTTATTGCCCCCACCCATCCCGGTGCCCCCAGTCTCAGACTACACTGTGGTACAGGATGTGGACGCACAGCATAGCCTTCTGCTGAACCCCACCACCACCGTGACCGCCACCCCggcccccaccccaacccccaccctcaCCAAGCCTTCACCAGCGATGGCAGTCGGGTACCTCTCACCTGACCTCCTTGGGAACCTTCCCCTCTGA
- the znf131 gene encoding zinc finger protein 131: MSDEGEADFESEFPAHYKVMLDKLNEQRQLDQFTDITLIVDGHQFRAHKAVLAACSQFFHKFFQDFTLEPLVEIEGVSNSAFRHLMEFTYTAKLVVSGSEEINDVWKAAEYLQMQEAIKALNNRMNSRASFATAAGVTEKNKAKKRKIAETSNVITESLPSVETEPVEIEVEIAEGSIEVEESGLEEVVMDAAKNACNSEGTSDDSALALLADITSKYQQGEPALHVVTKDNGEVVLQEEGVEAPKALESIEVVEVQISQLDNMFRCDKCERSFKLFYHLKQHMRSHAAGLDKPFSCRHCDKAYARESALKQHLNSCHFEAEEQSRRHHRPQKKVHVCEYCDKQFDHFGHFKEHLRKHTGEKPFECPDCHERFARNSTLKCHMAACQNGCGAKKGRKKLYECQVCSSVFNSWDQFKDHLVIHTGEKPNHCTMCDLWFTQPRDLRVHLREVHSGASMEEVVITEPSPTITVVASEEEAGALLEDGMRVEHVTVEPMDVEHVETMVVEEESARKSLEEDEEEEVIGVCSVEEEGLRVSAVEDAGGPEVEIQLEQVTGTGEQIVSDLEVHVEPEQVETQVETQVETQVECEAQSVEV, encoded by the exons ATGTCAGATGAGGGCGAAGCTGATTTCGAGAGTGAATTCCCAGCACACTACAAGGTCATGCTTGACAAGCTCAATGAACAGCGGCAGCTCGACCAGTTCACAGACATCACGCTCATTGTCGATG GTCATCAGTTCAGGGCCCATAAAGCTGTGCTGGCTGCCTGCAGTCAGTTTTTTCACAAGTTCTTCCAGGATTTCACTTTGGAGCCTCTCGTGGAGATAGAGG GGGTCAGCAACTCTGCTTTCCGCCACCTGATGGAGTTCACCTACACCGCTAAGCTTGTGGTCAGTGGCTCAGAGGAAATCAACGATGTTTGGAAAGCAGCTGAATATTTACAGATGCAGGAAGCCATCAAAGCCCTTAACAATAG GATGAACAGCAGAGCTTCATTCGCTACAGCTGCTGgcgtaacagaaaaaaataaggcCAAGAAGAGGAAGATCGCAGAGACCTCCAATGTGATTACTGAGTCCCTGCCTTCTGTGGAGACTGAGCCAGTGGAGATCGAGGTGGAGATTGCAGAGGGTTCCATCGAGGTGGAGGAGAGTGGACTGGAGGAGGTGGTGATGGATGCGGCAAAGAACGCATGCAATTCAGAGGGGACCTCAGATGACTCTGCCCTGGCATTGCTGGCTGACATCACCAGCAAGTACCAGCAGGGCGAGCCAGCTCTGCACGTGGTGACGAAAGACAATGGGGAGGTGGTGCTGCAAGAGGAGGGTGTTGAGGCCCCCAAGGCCCTAGAGAGCATTGAGGTGGTGGAGGTCCAGATTTCGCAGCTGGACAACATGTTCCGCTGTGACAAGTGTGAGCGCTCCTTTAAGCTGTTCTACCACCTGAAGCAGCACATGCGGTCGCATGCAGCTGGCTTGGACAAGCCCTTCTCTTGTCGGCACTGCGACAAGGCGTATGCAAGAGAGAGTGCTCTCAAGCAGCATCTCAACAGCTGCCACTTTGAGGCAGAGGAGCAGTCACGGCGTCACCACCGACCTCAGAAAAAGGTGCACGTCTGCGAGTACTGCGACAAGCAGTTTGACCACTTTGGCCACTTCAAGGAGCACCTGCGCAAGCACACAG GTGAGAAACCCTTTGAGTGTCCAGATTGTCATGAGCGCTTTGCCAGGAACAGCACGTTAAAATGTCACATGGCAGCCTGCCAGAATGGCTGCGGGGCAAAGAAGGGCCGAAAAAAGCTCTACGAATGTCAG GTGTGCAGCAGTGTGTTTAACAGCTGGGACCAATTTAAAGACCACTTGGTGATTCACACTGGAGAGAAGCCCAACCACTGCACTATGTGTGACCTGTGGTTCACCCAGCCACGGGATCTACGTGTACACTTGCGAGAGGTCCATAGTGGGGCGTCCATGGAGGAAGTGGTGATTACAGAGCCCAGCCCCACCATCACTGTGGTGGCATCAGAAGAGGAAGCTGGGGCCCTACTGGAAGATGGCATGCGGGTGGAGCATGTGACCGTAGAGCCCATGGACGTGGAGCATGTGGAGACCATGGTAGTGGAGGAGGAGTCAGCAAGGAAGTCcctggaggaggatgaagaagaggaggtgATAGGAGTGTGCAGTGTAGAGGAAGAAGGACTCAGAGTCTCAGCGGTTGAGGATGCTGGTGGGCCAGAGGTAGAGATCCAATTGGAGCAGGTGACGGGTACTGGGGAGCAGATTGTATCGGACTTGGAGGTTCATGTGGAACCGGAGCAGGTTGAGACGCAAGTGGAGACGCAGGTGGAGACGCAAGTAGAGTGTGAGGCGCAATCTGTAGAAGTATGA